A window from Bacteroidota bacterium encodes these proteins:
- a CDS encoding DUF374 domain-containing protein, with product MIERLLPFGATILARTLRFRWSGETLPERSIVMFWHGKMLAGWYAVRTRAPVALVSRSKDGQLLSSVLVRWGYQLARGSTGKRGREALDVAIRMLNEGEADTLAITPDGPRGPRHIFKRGAFIAAREADVPLYMLTIRYRWRTVLTKSWDRFEVPLPFSRVEIQVDRVPATNELDDATLERASLSFAE from the coding sequence ATGATCGAACGGCTGCTGCCATTCGGCGCGACAATTCTTGCACGGACGCTCCGCTTCCGCTGGAGCGGCGAGACCTTGCCCGAACGTAGCATCGTCATGTTCTGGCATGGGAAAATGCTCGCGGGATGGTACGCCGTCCGCACGCGAGCACCGGTCGCGCTGGTCAGTCGAAGCAAGGACGGGCAACTCTTATCCAGTGTTCTCGTGCGTTGGGGTTACCAGCTTGCTCGCGGCTCGACCGGCAAGCGTGGCCGCGAAGCACTCGACGTGGCAATACGAATGCTGAATGAAGGTGAAGCAGACACGCTTGCCATTACACCGGATGGTCCTCGCGGGCCACGACACATCTTTAAGCGCGGTGCGTTTATCGCCGCAAGAGAGGCGGATGTGCCACTGTATATGCTTACGATTCGCTATCGTTGGCGTACAGTTCTCACAAAGAGTTGGGACCGGTTCGAGGTGCCGTTGCCATTTTCAAGAGTGGAGATTCAGGTTGACCGAGTTCCAGCAACAAACGAATTGGACGATGCGACGCTTGAACGAGCATCGCTTTCTTTTGCCGAATGA
- the lpxK gene encoding tetraacyldisaccharide 4'-kinase: MTAIFDYLNPYAYAMRLRRWFYERGLLKASHPGVPVISVGNLSLGGTGKSPMVLLVAHYLTQKRQRRVAIVSRGYKRRSKGLVVVSDARRILASIEDSGDEAQMLAQSLPGTIVIVSEDRLRGALEAKRLGANVILLDDGFQHQRLQRDLDIVLIDAERPLSAVIPFGRFREPFSAVRAAGAIAFTNASDKSRLRDYWERLKPYANTNVVVAAIHAIPIALESLRDGEQLPLAAIRAKRVLALSGIASPARFHRMLESLGAEVISRSLGDHAEYSQALARSLVSDAERSGAQLLVTTMKDAVKSRGYFGQSSLPVLVLKQELEFLSGEQSLYDSIDRIL, translated from the coding sequence ATGACCGCGATCTTCGATTATCTGAATCCATACGCGTATGCGATGCGCCTGCGTCGCTGGTTCTATGAACGCGGGCTATTGAAAGCGTCCCATCCCGGCGTTCCGGTCATCAGTGTTGGAAATCTCTCACTGGGCGGGACCGGCAAATCGCCGATGGTCTTGCTCGTTGCACACTATCTCACGCAGAAACGCCAACGGCGCGTTGCCATTGTTTCGCGAGGATACAAACGGCGTTCGAAGGGCCTCGTTGTAGTCAGCGATGCTCGTCGCATCCTGGCTTCGATCGAAGATTCTGGCGATGAAGCGCAAATGCTCGCGCAGTCGCTGCCTGGCACTATCGTTATTGTGAGCGAGGATCGCCTTCGTGGTGCGCTCGAAGCAAAACGACTCGGTGCCAATGTGATCCTTCTCGATGACGGCTTTCAGCATCAGCGCTTGCAGCGCGATTTGGATATCGTGCTGATCGATGCGGAGCGTCCGCTTTCTGCGGTCATTCCGTTTGGCCGATTTCGAGAGCCGTTCAGTGCCGTGCGTGCGGCTGGTGCGATTGCGTTTACGAATGCCAGCGATAAGTCACGGCTTCGAGACTATTGGGAGCGGCTGAAGCCCTATGCGAATACGAATGTTGTTGTCGCAGCAATTCACGCGATTCCGATCGCACTTGAATCTTTGAGGGACGGTGAGCAGCTTCCGCTTGCAGCAATACGCGCGAAACGGGTTTTGGCGCTCTCCGGTATTGCTTCGCCCGCGCGCTTTCATCGAATGCTCGAGTCGTTGGGCGCCGAAGTTATTTCGCGCTCGCTCGGCGATCACGCAGAGTATTCTCAGGCGTTGGCGCGATCGCTCGTGAGCGATGCGGAACGCTCGGGCGCTCAACTGTTAGTCACGACCATGAAGGATGCGGTCAAAAGCCGTGGATATTTCGGGCAATCGTCCCTGCCCGTTCTTGTTCTCAAGCAAGAACTTGAATTCTTGAGTGGTGAGCAGAGTTTGTACGACTCCATCGATCGAATCTTATGA
- a CDS encoding gamma-glutamyl-gamma-aminobutyrate hydrolase family protein (Members of this family of hydrolases with an active site Cys residue belong to MEROPS family C26.) encodes MMLTIGLSYAPESNEKYNFYRDAIRAAAGRLEEDVTLIDLSAHPNRLGECDGVLFTGGADIDPARYGKQAEEQLCKDIDDARDQAEFDLASNVEEKRIPTLGICRGLQLLNVHRGGTLVTDIETFGGRSHSKLDGYDQRHRVKVEPGSYLSGILRTREGEINSAHHQAAERPGDGLLVTARAEEDGTIEALEWADPTGKPFFLAVQWHPERMDFSERFAGQVFESFLWEVAAHKALRARTA; translated from the coding sequence ATGATGCTAACCATCGGTCTTTCCTACGCACCCGAATCGAACGAGAAGTACAATTTCTATCGAGACGCGATACGGGCTGCCGCCGGGCGTCTGGAGGAAGACGTTACGCTGATCGATCTTTCGGCGCATCCGAATCGGCTCGGCGAGTGTGATGGCGTTCTCTTTACCGGCGGGGCGGACATCGATCCGGCCCGATATGGAAAACAAGCCGAAGAGCAGCTCTGTAAGGACATTGATGATGCTCGCGATCAGGCCGAGTTCGATCTGGCATCAAACGTCGAGGAGAAGCGTATTCCAACTCTCGGCATTTGTCGTGGGCTGCAACTCTTGAACGTGCATCGCGGTGGAACACTCGTGACCGACATCGAAACGTTTGGTGGAAGAAGTCACAGCAAGTTGGATGGCTATGACCAGCGGCATCGTGTTAAGGTCGAGCCAGGATCGTATCTAAGCGGTATTCTTCGCACGCGTGAAGGTGAGATCAATTCGGCTCACCACCAAGCGGCCGAGCGTCCCGGCGATGGTCTTCTTGTGACCGCTCGCGCGGAAGAAGATGGCACCATTGAAGCGCTCGAATGGGCCGATCCAACCGGAAAACCGTTCTTTCTTGCCGTGCAATGGCATCCCGAGCGAATGGATTTCAGTGAGCGGTTCGCCGGTCAGGTCTTTGAGTCCTTCCTGTGGGAAGTAGCGGCACACAAGGCGCTTCGAGCACGGACCGCGTAG
- a CDS encoding homocysteine S-methyltransferase family protein: protein MTRDLDTAFGVRPLVLDGALGTELEGRGVKTHGKSWTARGLITHPDLIYRVHKDYLWEGADIITANTFRTNPRALKGTGMDAEALTKKAVRIARRARREKNRGMQVAGSIAPVEDCFSPELVPASDAALIEEHRVMARWLDEARVDIILIETMNSIREALCALAAAKAESNKYVWVSLVPKDGETMLDGTPLDYAVKRLAEGGAHLVALNCAPLSVIMDALPIFSKAARRAMVWFGCYPNASEKRPDGSWDLYASSNKEITLGCLAWMQEGAVMVGSCCGTTPTTTGEIRTKRDLFYLNMEHIDLSEEGDSNNDMPF from the coding sequence ATGACTCGCGATCTCGATACTGCGTTTGGCGTGCGGCCGCTCGTGCTCGATGGTGCCCTAGGCACAGAGCTCGAAGGCCGTGGCGTGAAAACGCACGGCAAGAGCTGGACCGCCCGTGGACTCATCACCCATCCCGATCTCATCTATCGCGTTCACAAAGATTATCTTTGGGAAGGCGCGGACATAATCACCGCCAACACATTCCGCACGAACCCTCGCGCCCTCAAAGGCACCGGGATGGATGCCGAAGCGCTCACGAAGAAAGCGGTCCGCATCGCGCGCCGAGCACGGCGTGAAAAAAACCGTGGGATGCAGGTCGCGGGATCGATCGCGCCGGTCGAAGATTGTTTCTCGCCGGAGTTGGTGCCGGCCAGCGACGCTGCGCTTATCGAAGAACATCGTGTCATGGCGCGATGGCTTGATGAAGCAAGAGTCGATATTATTTTGATCGAGACGATGAACTCGATTCGCGAGGCGCTGTGCGCGCTCGCGGCAGCGAAAGCGGAATCCAATAAATATGTATGGGTTTCGCTTGTACCCAAAGATGGCGAGACGATGCTCGATGGCACGCCGCTCGATTATGCGGTCAAACGTCTGGCCGAAGGCGGGGCGCACTTAGTCGCGCTGAATTGTGCGCCGCTTTCGGTCATCATGGATGCGCTGCCAATTTTTTCGAAAGCGGCCCGGCGCGCGATGGTCTGGTTTGGCTGTTACCCGAACGCATCGGAAAAACGACCCGATGGTTCGTGGGATCTCTATGCTTCGAGCAACAAAGAAATTACCCTGGGTTGTCTTGCATGGATGCAAGAGGGAGCCGTCATGGTCGGGAGTTGCTGTGGCACCACGCCCACGACGACAGGGGAGATTCGCACGAAGCGCGATCTCTTTTATCTGAACATGGAGCACATCGACCTTTCCGAAGAAGGCGATAGTAATAACGACATGCCTTTTTGA
- a CDS encoding NUDIX domain-containing protein: MLVRTDLIGCYIVRMNALNDGYEFLQLRRAADDYMGGTWQTVAGCMEPGETAWQAALRELDEETGLTPQEFYRSGTFGSFYIPGPTTETDQLFHQVLFLAIVSREQRVKLNHEHDDYRWIAREKIRESFMWPEDRRILQHLCEDILDGGLAREYLRISDSLLGSSRAGSPGVGGRSETSGPAKGAGRSSSEET; encoded by the coding sequence ATGCTCGTTCGGACTGACCTGATCGGTTGCTACATCGTTCGAATGAACGCCTTGAACGATGGCTATGAGTTTCTCCAACTTCGACGGGCTGCCGATGACTACATGGGTGGAACCTGGCAGACCGTTGCAGGATGCATGGAGCCGGGTGAAACCGCGTGGCAAGCGGCGTTGCGTGAATTAGACGAAGAGACCGGACTCACTCCGCAAGAGTTTTACCGTTCTGGTACTTTCGGTTCGTTTTATATTCCGGGACCGACCACTGAGACCGACCAACTTTTTCATCAAGTCCTGTTTCTGGCCATCGTCTCACGGGAGCAACGGGTTAAGCTCAATCACGAGCATGACGATTACCGTTGGATCGCCCGCGAGAAAATCCGAGAGAGCTTTATGTGGCCCGAAGATCGAAGGATTCTGCAGCACCTGTGTGAGGACATTCTCGATGGCGGGCTCGCTCGAGAGTACTTGCGAATCAGCGACTCACTTCTGGGATCGTCCCGTGCGGGATCGCCCGGTGTGGGAGGGAGAAGCGAAACGAGCGGCCCTGCCAAAGGAGCAGGCCGCTCATCAAGCGAAGAAACGTAA
- a CDS encoding histone H1, with protein sequence MSRFKELQDLLASFEKDFEKFYDKGNKSAGTRIRKAMNDMKRKAQEIRKEVQEMKTKEEPAGA encoded by the coding sequence ATGAGCCGTTTTAAGGAATTGCAGGACTTACTTGCTAGCTTTGAGAAAGACTTCGAGAAGTTTTACGACAAGGGCAATAAGTCCGCCGGCACGCGCATTCGCAAGGCGATGAACGATATGAAGCGAAAAGCGCAGGAAATCCGCAAGGAAGTCCAGGAAATGAAGACGAAAGAAGAGCCGGCCGGAGCCTAA
- a CDS encoding DUF899 family protein: protein MKTSTDRTEIEALEQQIVDMQKQLAKLRREQPPERVADYELTEWPGVKVRLSELFGDKDELIVVHNMGKQCSYCTLWADSFIGITKHLEDRAAFVVTTPNDPETQRQFARDRGWNFRMLSTEGTTFKHDMGFEPEPRRYEPGVSIFRKNASGSSVDAGFEIEHVSKAAFGPGDAYCSVWHFLDLLPSERDWHPKYNYSEAVKKDLAHS from the coding sequence ATGAAAACCTCAACGGACCGAACAGAAATCGAAGCGCTCGAACAGCAAATTGTCGATATGCAGAAGCAACTCGCGAAGCTTCGCCGCGAGCAGCCACCCGAGCGAGTGGCCGATTACGAACTGACCGAATGGCCCGGCGTCAAAGTCCGCCTGAGCGAGCTATTCGGCGATAAAGATGAGCTGATCGTGGTGCACAACATGGGCAAGCAATGTTCCTATTGTACGCTGTGGGCCGATAGCTTTATCGGAATCACCAAGCACCTGGAAGACCGCGCCGCGTTCGTCGTCACCACGCCGAACGATCCCGAAACGCAACGCCAGTTCGCACGGGACCGTGGCTGGAATTTCCGCATGCTCTCAACGGAAGGCACGACATTCAAGCACGACATGGGATTCGAGCCCGAGCCAAGACGGTATGAGCCCGGCGTCTCGATCTTTCGCAAGAATGCTTCGGGGTCGAGCGTGGACGCTGGCTTCGAGATCGAACACGTATCGAAAGCTGCATTCGGTCCTGGCGACGCATACTGCTCGGTCTGGCATTTCCTCGATCTCTTGCCAAGCGAGCGCGACTGGCATCCGAAATACAATTACTCCGAGGCAGTAAAGAAGGACCTCGCGCACAGCTAA
- the aspS gene encoding aspartate--tRNA(Asn) ligase, with protein sequence MHNKNRAYVNAAMQMVGNTVCLCGFAEQVRVLKKVAFLILRDSTGSIQCVTTDPILMHLVASCPVESAVRVRGTVSINENVKLSPFELLLEEIEIINPAEALPFQPDAHEDVRVMWRFLDLRTSARNLMIFRIQTAIEDAMREYLSEDFVELHTPKLMGVPSEGRAELFETDYFGKRAYLAQSPQLYKQLAIASGFEKVFEIGPVFRADPSATSRHTAEFTGVDIEMSWIDSHEDIMDFEERWLAHVIARVKEDYGDTILKEFHVTLQVPVIPFPRISIAECYDILEQKGHPVHRNGDLSSEFEKLIGEHVAQTHNHEFVFITDYPISVRPFYHMRTGNLTNSFDLLWKGMEITTGAQREHRYDILLEQVAEKGINKEHIQFYLDCFRYGCPPHGGLGLGLSRLLMNMLNLDNVREATFISRTKTRLVP encoded by the coding sequence GTGCATAATAAGAATAGAGCCTACGTAAATGCCGCAATGCAAATGGTTGGTAATACGGTTTGCTTATGCGGATTCGCTGAACAAGTCCGCGTGCTAAAAAAAGTGGCCTTTCTTATTTTAAGAGATTCGACTGGTTCTATCCAATGCGTTACTACTGATCCAATTCTAATGCATTTGGTTGCTTCTTGTCCCGTTGAATCGGCTGTTCGCGTCCGAGGAACAGTTTCAATTAATGAGAACGTGAAGCTCAGCCCATTTGAACTATTGCTCGAGGAGATTGAAATTATTAACCCCGCTGAAGCTCTCCCATTTCAACCCGATGCCCATGAAGACGTTAGAGTAATGTGGAGATTCTTGGATCTTAGGACTTCAGCAAGGAATCTTATGATCTTTCGTATACAAACTGCCATTGAAGACGCAATGCGAGAGTATTTATCGGAAGATTTTGTAGAGTTACATACGCCAAAGTTAATGGGAGTGCCGAGTGAAGGTCGAGCCGAATTATTCGAGACTGATTACTTCGGCAAACGCGCATACCTTGCTCAATCTCCACAACTCTACAAACAACTTGCGATTGCCTCGGGCTTCGAAAAGGTATTTGAGATAGGCCCGGTGTTTCGCGCCGATCCGTCTGCGACGAGTCGACACACTGCGGAATTTACTGGCGTCGATATAGAAATGTCCTGGATCGATAGCCACGAAGACATCATGGACTTTGAAGAACGTTGGCTTGCGCACGTGATCGCTCGCGTAAAGGAGGATTACGGAGACACGATCCTAAAAGAATTTCATGTCACTCTTCAGGTGCCCGTCATTCCGTTTCCAAGAATAAGCATCGCCGAGTGTTATGATATTTTGGAACAAAAAGGACATCCGGTACATCGGAACGGGGATTTAAGCTCAGAGTTCGAAAAACTTATTGGTGAACACGTTGCGCAAACGCATAACCATGAATTTGTCTTTATAACCGACTATCCGATTTCGGTGCGGCCGTTCTATCATATGCGAACAGGTAACCTCACCAACAGCTTCGACCTTCTCTGGAAGGGCATGGAGATCACGACTGGTGCGCAACGCGAACACCGCTATGACATTTTGTTGGAGCAAGTCGCAGAGAAGGGTATTAACAAAGAGCACATTCAGTTCTACTTGGATTGTTTCCGCTATGGATGCCCGCCGCACGGGGGACTCGGCCTCGGACTCTCTCGTCTGCTTATGAATATGTTAAACCTTGACAATGTGAGAGAGGCAACCTTTATTAGTCGTACGAAGACTCGCTTAGTGCCGTGA
- a CDS encoding thiamine pyrophosphate-dependent enzyme, giving the protein MKLSHAISRALLDSGVRIATHVPGHGATETFEAFRDALGQPLPVSFHEEPAYAIAHGAALTGARAACIIKSHGFTKAMNAITDSLSCGTTAALITIVFEDKTGSHSDNIIEILPIIEGCEIPYRLGRPETAYRDVVELLILSEKYQLPVVLVLDAADMDRDVEAAGPTLQSPPAYERTPLTHVVCPLLAPYQRELLVQKLRKEDWREIPQPQLPIVPASLPPAYQKAVAPYMPLFDVFKELEVDFVCGDAGVSTLSAFPPFNIAHAALYMGGSIPTAIGAYLAGMKHSWSFIGDFSFIAAGHYSLVEAVLRQIPIKVLIYANAKAETTGGQTLDLALLERLLAGYEEYVIPLDNPFDAVKTRQILEQANSSPDLSIVVANYC; this is encoded by the coding sequence ATGAAACTCTCCCACGCCATCAGCCGCGCACTTTTGGATAGCGGCGTCCGAATCGCCACACATGTTCCCGGCCACGGCGCCACCGAGACCTTCGAAGCATTTCGCGATGCACTCGGTCAACCACTCCCGGTCTCCTTCCACGAAGAACCAGCGTATGCCATTGCACATGGTGCGGCACTCACTGGGGCACGTGCGGCCTGCATTATTAAGTCGCATGGATTTACAAAAGCGATGAACGCCATCACGGATTCGCTCTCCTGCGGAACGACAGCGGCCCTGATTACCATCGTGTTCGAAGATAAAACCGGAAGCCATTCGGACAATATCATCGAGATCCTTCCAATCATTGAAGGATGTGAGATCCCGTATCGATTGGGCCGTCCTGAAACCGCCTACCGAGATGTCGTCGAGCTTCTGATCCTTTCGGAGAAGTATCAACTCCCCGTCGTACTCGTGCTCGATGCAGCCGATATGGATCGTGATGTCGAAGCGGCTGGGCCCACGCTGCAATCGCCTCCCGCGTATGAGCGCACTCCATTGACTCATGTCGTCTGCCCATTGCTGGCACCGTATCAGCGCGAGTTGCTCGTGCAGAAGTTGCGCAAGGAGGATTGGCGTGAGATCCCACAACCTCAGCTTCCGATCGTCCCTGCATCACTTCCGCCGGCATACCAGAAGGCTGTTGCACCCTACATGCCGCTTTTTGACGTATTCAAAGAATTGGAAGTCGACTTTGTCTGCGGTGATGCTGGCGTTTCGACGCTCTCGGCATTTCCACCATTCAACATTGCACACGCTGCACTCTATATGGGCGGCAGCATCCCGACAGCAATTGGAGCATATCTCGCTGGCATGAAGCATTCGTGGAGTTTCATCGGTGATTTCTCATTTATAGCGGCCGGACACTACAGCTTGGTCGAAGCAGTATTGCGCCAAATTCCGATCAAGGTCCTGATCTATGCCAATGCCAAAGCCGAGACGACAGGTGGGCAGACTCTCGATCTTGCATTGCTGGAACGGCTTTTAGCCGGGTACGAGGAATATGTGATCCCTTTGGATAATCCATTCGATGCCGTGAAGACTCGTCAGATTTTGGAACAAGCGAATAGCTCTCCTGACTTGAGCATCGTGGTTGCGAACTACTGTTAG
- a CDS encoding FAD-dependent monooxygenase → MRIAIIGGGPAGLYFALLVKKWRPDIQVDLFERNGPDDTFGWGVVFSDKTLSYLKVEDAETHDEIVRRFETWDNVNVVHHDELVTIRGNKFSGIARIEILHILQARCRSLGVNLHFRSPVTDPTELKSYDLLVGADGVMSVVRSRFEDAFKPDLSTRPNRYIWYGTPHLFHGLTLTFRENSAGVFAAHSYKFSKSLSTFIVECDEETWATAGFHDMDDDSTRAYLEAVFHLDLAGSKLLSNNSKWINFVLVRNRHWSHENVVLLGDSLATAHFSIGSGTKLALEDSISLFHALRLNERIPDALIAFEAQRRPAVEALQDAAYESLIFFENLKDYMHLDPVPFAYKLMTRSGRVDDEKLRQRDPKFAERVFASR, encoded by the coding sequence ATGAGAATTGCAATCATAGGTGGCGGCCCGGCCGGACTCTACTTCGCACTGCTGGTCAAGAAGTGGCGACCGGATATTCAGGTCGATCTCTTCGAGCGAAACGGACCGGACGATACGTTCGGCTGGGGCGTGGTGTTTTCGGATAAGACGCTCAGCTACTTGAAAGTCGAAGATGCTGAGACGCATGATGAGATCGTTCGTCGGTTCGAAACGTGGGATAATGTCAACGTCGTCCACCACGATGAACTCGTGACGATTCGCGGCAACAAATTTTCTGGCATTGCCCGGATCGAGATTCTTCATATACTGCAAGCACGGTGCCGATCGTTGGGTGTGAACTTACACTTCCGCTCACCAGTGACCGATCCGACCGAACTTAAGTCTTACGATCTTTTGGTTGGCGCGGACGGCGTAATGAGTGTCGTCCGATCACGATTCGAGGACGCCTTCAAGCCCGATCTCTCGACGCGACCGAACCGATATATCTGGTATGGCACGCCACACCTGTTTCATGGGCTGACTCTGACCTTTCGCGAAAATTCCGCTGGTGTGTTCGCCGCGCATTCTTACAAGTTCAGCAAGTCGCTCAGTACCTTTATTGTCGAGTGCGACGAGGAGACCTGGGCCACCGCCGGCTTCCATGATATGGATGACGACTCCACCCGCGCCTATCTCGAAGCGGTTTTTCATCTCGATCTTGCGGGCTCGAAGTTGCTCTCGAACAATTCCAAGTGGATCAATTTCGTACTCGTCCGCAACCGACACTGGTCACATGAGAATGTGGTATTGCTCGGTGATTCGCTGGCAACAGCGCACTTCTCGATCGGCTCCGGTACCAAGCTCGCGCTGGAGGACTCGATCTCGCTGTTTCATGCCCTGCGGCTCAACGAGCGAATCCCCGACGCCCTGATCGCATTTGAAGCGCAGCGCCGTCCGGCGGTCGAAGCGCTGCAAGATGCGGCCTACGAAAGCCTGATCTTCTTTGAGAATCTCAAAGACTACATGCACCTCGATCCCGTGCCCTTCGCCTACAAACTGATGACGCGTTCTGGCCGCGTCGATGATGAGAAGCTGCGACAACGCGATCCCAAGTTTGCCGAGCGGGTGTTCGCGAGTCGATAG